In Mercurialis annua linkage group LG6, ddMerAnnu1.2, whole genome shotgun sequence, the following are encoded in one genomic region:
- the LOC126687302 gene encoding uncharacterized protein LOC126687302 gives MSVQFRPTLILSSPSTNYKLLHHHPHPRLDHNHQPILLPFLSQTRRKLIPCHAQKQQKQEVYQIERLFSNLNQATLKREPGSLSSAILLVAGTTVGAGILAIPAVTQDSGFLASAVACVFCWMYMVATGLLVAEVNVNTMCELGSGGVSLVSMARRTLGTVGVQVACWSYIFIHYALLVAYVARSSDILTNFLGIPLWVSATLFSLVLGGICYFGSQRFIGSVNGILVVGIITSFTTLVAVASGNIHLDALLKANFEAVPMSIPIIALSFVYQNVVPVLCTNLEGDISKVRTAIVLGTAIPLGLFLVWNGVILGSITTTEMADHIIDPIQQLRSTNGVVGPIIEIFSLLAIATSYIGFVLGLADFLADLLKLPASESNPLPYFLTLFPPLVLALLNPEIFFKALDFAGTYGVLVLFGILPAAMAWSDRYSSSSPSVKLAELLPGGRITLSFVIGGAGFIILSEILENFGHS, from the exons ATGTCTGTCCAATTCCGACCAACACTTATATTATCATCACCATCAACAAATTATAAACTCTTACATCATCATCCTCATCCTCGTCTTGATCATAATCATCAGCCCATTTTGCTACCATTTTTAAGTCAAACTAGAAGAAAACTAATCCCTTGCCATGCCCAAAAGCAGCAGAAGCAGGAAGTTTATCAAATTGAGAGGCTGTTCTCTAATCTTAATCAAGCCACACTTAAAAGAGAACCTG GAAGTTTATCTAGTGCTATTTTGCTGGTTGCTGGTACAACG GTGGGTGCTGGAATACTAGCAATTCCTGCAGTCACTCAAGATTCTGGATTTTTAGCCTCTGCAGTAGCCTGTGTTTTTTGTTGGATGTATATG GTTGCTACTGGGTTGCTCGTTGCGGAAGTAAATGTCAACACAATGTGTGAACTGGGCTCCGGCGGAGTCTCATTG GTATCAATGGCCAGGAGAACTCTTGGGACAGTTGGAGTTCAAGTTGCATG TTGGTCATACATTTTTATTCACTACGCCCTTCTAGTTGCTTATGTTGCTCGTTCTTCAGATATTCTGACAAACTTTCTCGGCATTCCATT ATGGGTAAGTGCAACTCTGTTCTCTTTAGTCTTGGGAGGCATATGCTACTTTGGAAG TCAGCGCTTCATCGGTTCTGTTAACGGAATTCTAGTAGTCGGAATCATTACTTCTTTCACAACTCTTGTG GCAGTTGCAAGTGGAAATATACATTTGGATGCTCTTCTGAAAGCCAATTTTGAAGCTGTTCCTATGAGTATACCAATTATTGCCCTTTCATTTGTTTATCAG AATGTAGTACCTGTTCTTTGCACGAACCTCGAAGGAGATATTTCAAAAGTAAG GACAGCAATTGTTCTGGGCACAGCTATTCCACTAGGTTTATTCCTGGTATGGAATGGTGTTATTTTGGGATCAATTACAACCACTGAGATGGCTGATCACATCATTGATCCAATACAACAGTTACGATCTACCAACGGTGTTGTCGGA CCAATAATTGAGATCTTCTCACTTCTTGCGATTGCAACTTCttacattggatttgttttgggaCTTGCTGACTTCCTTGCTGACT TGTTGAAACTGCCAGCTAGTGAGAGTAATCCTTTGCCATATTTCTTGACATTGTTTCCACCATTAGTGTTGGCTTTGCTCAACCCtgaaatatttttcaaagcCTTGGACTTTGCAGGAACATATGGAG TTTTGGTGCTATTCGGGATTCTTCCTGCTGCGATGGCTTGGTCGGATCGGTACTCAAGTTCGTCACCGTCGGTAAAATTAGCGGAACTCCTTCCCGGAGGAAGAATTACTCTTTCTTTTGTCATTGGAGGTGCAGGATTCATCATTCTGTCTGAAATATTGGAGAATTTCGGACATTCATGA